From the genome of Medicago truncatula cultivar Jemalong A17 chromosome 2, MtrunA17r5.0-ANR, whole genome shotgun sequence:
AAATCTCAATACTTTAAAGAATTAATCTAATATTAGAATGAGGATATCCCTAAATTCATCCAAACTGATTGTATGTATGTTGGAGGTATAATTCCCCCACACACTAAATGAATTTTAGTTTGGGATgtacaaattaattaaactcCACTCACGACTAAAATATGTTTAGTaagtttaaattaaatattgtataaacaaaattttagatCTCAAATTTGcaatttatcatcatcatcatcatctaacTACAGCCATGCTTACTAATTTAAAATAAGTtcgatttataattttaggcttaagttttaattttaatttggaaTGGGCAAAACAAATTCTTTTTGTGTTGGTAGATGTGCAAATTAAATTCTATTCGCCactatgtttgtttatttatttgataaaatccAACTATgtttattaaaacaataaagaaagtGTTTATCAGATCAAAACGAAAGTGTTTATAGTATTTtagatataaatttttaaattcttaaGGCAAACATTGAAATATGATAAATGTTAAAAGATCgatacataaaaataatttgcaatatgtttttctttgctTGTTTAACAGACCCTTTTTTCATTTCCATCGTTTTCATTTGTAAATGGATTTAATTAacgtctaattttttttctattaaaaatcgATAGATGAATttaccagaaaaaaaaaaaagctatacctgattttttttttcatgaaatgcAAAACTAGTAGTAGTAgtcttaaaaatataatcttTAGTGTAATTTGTTTTACAATAACtttagtaatatattttttaaaatttcttgaTCAAACATTGGTTAGATTGCCTTAATCAGAAACTAAAACTGAAATTCAGACAAACTTCAAACTGATCCATTGTTTTAGAGTATTTTTTGCTTTATTTGGATAAAGAAATATTTCTTAACGAATTGCACTTTTTGGCCCTTTCTTCGCATCCAAATGATTGAAAAGTGATatcatatatttaataattaggGACACCCTTGCTTAATTTACGGGAGTTGTGTTGTGAGTTGTGACTACTGATTACATGTTTTTGAGAACTGAACTGCCAATTGTTTTTTTCTACACTAGATAGTCACATTCAGGCTATGTTTGGTTTCTGAGAAACTATAAGGAAAGAAAGAGGAAGGAGAGAAAGGTTGAAGAATATTCTCTCTTCCATTGCTTGGTTTACCAGCAATAAGACAAGGAAAGAAAGTTTTATGTTGGGACCCACTCAAAATATAATCACTACTAAATTGGACGGAAAGTGGAAGGAAGGTTTACTTTTTGGATGAAATGTCATAAATGcccatcaaattttaaaaaataacaacaacttgatagttttttcttccatttaaattGTGACACTAAACTCTTATTTAAACCTATTATAccctttttttaacaaaaataaaatgtgataCTCTTTAATACTTAACTTACATTataatttaatgtttattttaattttaatcaaaatattattttaatcaaactcttgtaaaaatatgtatattaatgtattggaaattttatttttctttgagggTAGCTTTGTCATTTTCTTGTTTACATACCTTTCTTTCCTCTCACTTTCTCACCACTTTCACTCCTAATAAACAACCAAAATAATCATCTCACTTTCCATTCACTTTCTcttcactttcattcctttAACAATCTTTCctcttactttctttccttttgtatccaaacatagcctCAAATACATGGCTAATTCAATTaagtaaattgattaatttaattcACTTAATTAAACTGCATAATTAATCCCACGattctttcaacaacaaaaaaaacgtgATATAAATAACTATTAACATGGCTGAATTAATCAGAATTTTGCATGTGATATCACATATGTAGGGAAGATTTGATGTCCATAAaacatttttgttgtttattagCAGAGATATATTAAGTTCATTTGAAGCTTCAAAACATTTCATATCTCTATCACTTcctaaaaagttaaattcaaaaaaagtttcCCTTACTCTCACAATAATTGTTAACGAATTTGAATCCCATAATGACCTAGTATTTTGGTCTAAGTAGTGCATCTTTATCCTAGCATATTGACCAAATAAGAAAATACCAGTTTCATGCGATCATGTAAACAAATCAATCACTCCCATATGGAGTAAGGAGCCAGAGGAAACAAGTACTGAgtataacatataattttataacAAGTCGTGTACAACTAAATTGACAAGCaccataaataattaaaaacaaaaatattacagAGGTGAAGGACTTCTCagctcaaaaaataattaagccGGTGATTTCTATGTCTAATTCTCCACcatttaatttgattataatCACCATGAGAGAAATCCAGCTCAAGGAGCTAGCACCACATACCTACATTGTAATATAAGTTCATAATTGTGACATATTGGACAACACTGCACATCACGGAAGCTATCTTTTCAGTCAGATAAACCTGCCTTTTCCTTTAGGTGCAGCTTGAAATCCATAATATCACCTTCCCATCTGGTCACTGTTTGATCAGCACACACCCATATCTCATGGGCCACCTGATTTATGAGCCTAAAATCATGACTGACTAGAACCATGCCACCATCCCATTCATTCAATGCCTCGGCTAACGAGTCGATTGTCTCGATATCTAAATGATTAGTTGGCTCATCTAATAGTAGCAAGTGCGGCTGTCTATAGGCTAACCATGCAAAAATCACGCGACTCCTTTGTCCATCTGATAAATTTCTCATAGGCATCACCTGTGCTTTACCCGACAATCCAAACTTCCCAATGGCTGCTCTCATCTTTTCTTCCTCATTTCCAGGGTACTCTTTTATCATAAACTGGAGAGCAGACAGTTCCAAGTCTAGTTTCTCAGTCAAGTGCTGGTGAAATTGTGCAATGCGAAGGTGATTATGGCGACGAACCATGCCATCTAAGGGAACCAAATCACCTGTCATAAGCTTCAGGAACGTGCTCTTCCCAGCTCCATTGGGTCCAACCAGAGCAATCCTGGAGTCTAAATCGACCCCGAAATCGATGTTCTTGTAGATGAGATTATCAGGAGTGTAGCCAAATGTCACCTCCACAAACTGGAGAACAGGTGGGGGAAGTTTCCCCACATCAACAAAGCGGAAAACTAAAATTTTGTCTCTTACCACCTTCTCTGTAAGTCCACCACGCTCCATTTTTGCAAGAGTCTTCTCTTTACTCTGAGCTTGGCGAGCTAGTTTTGCTGATCCATGGCCAAATCGTGCAATGTATTCCTTCATTGAGGCAATCTGCTCCTGCTCCCACCTGTACTGCTTCATCTGGTTCTCTTCCAGTTCAGCACGTGTCTGAACATATTGATCATAATTACCAGTATAGAACTTCAGCTTTTTGTTTTGCATGTGGATGATATTTGTGCAGACACCATTAAGGAAATCTTGGGAGTGTGAAATCACAACCAAAATACGGTCAAACTTCTTCAAATTCTCCTCCAGCCACACACATGCTTCCAAATctgcaaatatttattttaaaaaaaaaatgaacccAGTTATGCTATACGATCAAAGATTAGACTATAAGGACAGACAGATGCTATGAAAATAAATAGCAAAAAAcaatgcaagatatgaagggaAACAGAGAAAGCCAATACATTGAATTTAGTCTGAAAGCATCATCATAACTAAAAGGTGACACCGATAACTACCCAAGACTATATCAGAGTAAGAAGTCTTAAGAAAAATGTGACCTCCATAAAATGAGATGTAAATGTAGAAAGCAGAGACACAATACAAATAATGATCAAAGAAATAGAAGATGCAAGCGACTGGAACCAGCATCCAAAGCACAGCACAGCCCATGATGATACAAAGCATCAAAAGACATATTCTCAGAACTTGATGAAATCCTGCCAGATGTTTTATCAAAGCATACACCAAGAAAACTTTACTCAAAGCAACATAGAGGCCTACCCAACGAACAACCTAGAACTAGAAGGGTTCAATATTATCCATGTCTTCTACTTGATAGGCATAATTGAAACAACATATAAAGAACCCATGTGACCTTCAATTAAAAAACACGAGTCTGCTCGCAAAGAAAATCATCGCATGCAAATCAATGCATAAAACATGACAAGGTAAAAATGATCATTTAGTAACAAATAAAAGAGTTACTCTTTTCGGGGAAGAGGGATACCAAGGTGATTGGTTGGTTCATCAAGTAGAAGAATGGTTGGGTTCATAAACAGGGCTCGTGCTAAAGCAATCCTCATTCTCCATCCACCAGAAAAATCACGTGTCTTCTTTGCCTGCATCTGCTTGTTGAAACCAAGACCAAATAAAATTTCAGCAGCACGCTTTTCGGCAGTTGATGCATCCATAGCTTCCAGCCGTTCAAAAACTCGTTCAAGTGCTTCACCACCGCCATCTTCCtggaacataaataaataaggtgTGGAGTCATCTGTAAACACAAAACAACTGTGGGCGTAAAAGTTAAGATGTCAAAGTACTTAAAACATACCTGTGCCCCCAGAATTTCAGCTTCTTTCTCCAATTTCAACCTTTCCTCATCACAACTAATGACAGCCTCCAACGCAGACATGTCAGAGGCTTCAATTTCCCGGCTAAGGTGATAAATATCCATGTGGTCTGGAATAGGAAGCTCACGGCAACCTATTGCTGTAAGTAGCGTAGATTTTCCACAGCCGTTCAATCCAAGCAAACCATAACGTCTGAAAATAAGTTAAAGAAAACACAATCACCAACAAATATTACAGTAAGAAATGATAACATCCTATTCACAAGTCAGAAGATATAAATATGGATGACAATTGACAAACCTTCCATAATTTAGCTCCAACTCAGAATCAACTATTAGATCATGTCCATGGAAAGTAACTGATAAAGATTCTATCTGTAATCGCAGCATAAACCAAAACGTCAATAGAAtacaacattgataattttaaaTGCATTGACAATTAACTGTATTATTTATATGGCAGAAATATCCTTTTGATTGCTCAATACTGAAATATTACCTACCTCTGAAGGATTCATAAACAGAGATTTTG
Proteins encoded in this window:
- the LOC25487858 gene encoding ABC transporter F family member 1 isoform X2; translation: MSKSLFMNPSEIESLSVTFHGHDLIVDSELELNYGRRYGLLGLNGCGKSTLLTAIGCRELPIPDHMDIYHLSREIEASDMSALEAVISCDEERLKLEKEAEILGAQEDGGGEALERVFERLEAMDASTAEKRAAEILFGLGFNKQMQAKKTRDFSGGWRMRIALARALFMNPTILLLDEPTNHLDLEACVWLEENLKKFDRILVVISHSQDFLNGVCTNIIHMQNKKLKFYTGNYDQYVQTRAELEENQMKQYRWEQEQIASMKEYIARFGHGSAKLARQAQSKEKTLAKMERGGLTEKVVRDKILVFRFVDVGKLPPPVLQFVEVTFGYTPDNLIYKNIDFGVDLDSRIALVGPNGAGKSTFLKLMTGDLVPLDGMVRRHNHLRIAQFHQHLTEKLDLELSALQFMIKEYPGNEEEKMRAAIGKFGLSGKAQVMPMRNLSDGQRSRVIFAWLAYRQPHLLLLDEPTNHLDIETIDSLAEALNEWDGGMVLVSHDFRLINQVAHEIWVCADQTVTRWEGDIMDFKLHLKEKAGLSD
- the LOC25487858 gene encoding ABC transporter F family member 1 isoform X1 gives rise to the protein MVSEASKKKAAQKKAAAAAKRGGKVAAVSSKKAVDSVANGIGDIQISDRTCTGVLCSHPLSRDIRIESLSVTFHGHDLIVDSELELNYGRRYGLLGLNGCGKSTLLTAIGCRELPIPDHMDIYHLSREIEASDMSALEAVISCDEERLKLEKEAEILGAQEDGGGEALERVFERLEAMDASTAEKRAAEILFGLGFNKQMQAKKTRDFSGGWRMRIALARALFMNPTILLLDEPTNHLDLEACVWLEENLKKFDRILVVISHSQDFLNGVCTNIIHMQNKKLKFYTGNYDQYVQTRAELEENQMKQYRWEQEQIASMKEYIARFGHGSAKLARQAQSKEKTLAKMERGGLTEKVVRDKILVFRFVDVGKLPPPVLQFVEVTFGYTPDNLIYKNIDFGVDLDSRIALVGPNGAGKSTFLKLMTGDLVPLDGMVRRHNHLRIAQFHQHLTEKLDLELSALQFMIKEYPGNEEEKMRAAIGKFGLSGKAQVMPMRNLSDGQRSRVIFAWLAYRQPHLLLLDEPTNHLDIETIDSLAEALNEWDGGMVLVSHDFRLINQVAHEIWVCADQTVTRWEGDIMDFKLHLKEKAGLSD